A region of the Peromyscus leucopus breed LL Stock chromosome X, UCI_PerLeu_2.1, whole genome shotgun sequence genome:
tatattatctGACTAATAGTTACTTAGTAGTTGTCCAGTAATCAAATAATTTGCTCAAATGACCCTTATTTTAATTAATAGAGTCTGTGCTTTAGAAAAAAGCAGGGAACATTGATTTTAATAAGTGAGTGGTAGGAtctattgattttcattttttctggtAGCtcatttttagtcttttttttctttctctttatcaaTGTTACAGATGGAaacagtctagaaaaaaaaaacagaaaggttaCATTGGAAGAATTGGATTATTGTTCAGGGAGAGACACTAACATTAcccttttgatattttctttagtCATATAGGTGGAAATTAAGGAACAGAAAATGAACCCCTAGATTATTATGCAGTATGGGAGAAACTTAAATATGATCAAATGTTATTGGGAAAGAAGGTGGTGtaaggaaaaaaactgaaaaatatgtCAGTAGAGATATAATGTCTGGTTTGAGCTCAAGAAATGGGAAAGCCTGGTATTAAAATAACAGGTGAAGAAATTAGTATGAAATTGGAAAAcagaagattctttttttgtgTCTGTGAAAGGGACTGAGGTATAAACTATACAAGAGTTGAATGAAGAGTGACTCCATCCTTCCACtcaaaaaaatggaaatgctCTTGTCTACAGTTTATAGTAGCACACAAAAGGTCCCAGAAGACCCTGACATCCAATAATCTTCACTTTTGCTGCAAATGTTACATCAGAAAATTCTAATATGGAGGGGGAGGTTCTGAAATTTCCTGTCCCCCTTTCACTGAATGGAGGCATGCGTTGTGGCCTTCGGTCTTCAGTCTTCCCAGACGACCTCCTCCTGGCTTTCTCTTCCTCACCTACTCAGTCAGTGAAATGGTGTTCACcatcatttcctttaaaaagttttacCTCTTGTTTGGGATTTGTAACGTCCCCAAACTGCTCACTTCTCATTCTACTTATGTACAGGTACATAACAGTCTGGTTCCCACTACTACTGCAATTTCTAGTCTTCTTGATGCCTGCTTTGCAAACCCAGCTCTCTGTTTCACATCTCTGACAATGCACACCTgcaccttctctcctctcccaatTTTGgtttaacaaaacaacaacaacaaaataagaaaaaaaaaaaaggaaaggaaagggaaaagtggTTTTGAATCCTTTTCATCTCCATGAAACCCTATTTCCCTTCACCTAACTAGGTCTGCAGCCCAGTTTCTCttgctcctcccacctccattACCCAGCCCAGAAATTCTGTCTTGCTCATCAGAGACAGGTATGTTGTTGAAGACCTCATTTTATCCCCTAGCTTATAGTCTTCAAGATGACCTTCTTTCACGTACCCTTTTCTGTGTTTACTGCAGTACCCAGTATCTACCTTTCCTGCGCCTCTTTTAGAGAGTTTAAGGATGAATACAGTTGTTCCCAGCATGCCTTGTGGCATGACTCAATTGTTTCCCTTTGTGACTCGTCCTGTGAGGTTAACTACCCCCAAAGTCACAGTTGAGGATGGAGGGCTTGGTGAGAGGATCAGCTTGTCTTTTGtctggagaaggaaagagaggaggacagaAGTAGAGGAGGAAACAAGGATTCGACAAGGACTGAAGTAGGACTGAGGCTGGAGGGGTTGGGGGTAACAATTTGGTCACTTCTGTGGCAGCTGTGTTAGTGACCTTAGTGGAGGTCTATGAGAGTATTACTTGGCTAAGCTACAACAGCCATGGCAGTTGAATTTGGGGACCATTCTAGTGGCTTTCGCCATATTGAAGTAATCAGATTCATTAACAATGAAGTCCTTATGAATGGAGGGGGTCCAGAATTCTATATGACCTTCCGCTCTCGGTCTTGGAATGAGATAGAAGACCAGCTTCATACCATTCTTGTTGACCCCAAAGTGCCACGCTCCCTCAAGAGGGCTTGTACCTGGAGCGCTTTGGCTTTGAGTGTGAGAGTGGCCGCCAGGCAGCGTGAGCAGCAGACACGTAGAGTTGGGAGGTTACAGGACCAGGTGGGAGAGCGTGAGACAGCTTCCTGGACTCTAGCCTCTGAACTACAGCGGTTGCGAGAGGAGAGGGACCAGGCAGCAGCTCAACTTGTGTCTACACAGACTGCCCTACAAGAGGCAATGGATGAGCGTGAAGTACTTCGAGGGAGGCTGCTCCAAGCAGAGAGGTCTGCGTTGGCTGATGTACCTGAACCTAGAATGCGACAGTGTAGGGCAGCAGTGTGGTCCCTTGAGGAAGAGATAGGATCCAGAGAGGCCCAGAACATAGCCAATTTGGCAGGCCAGATGCCAATCTCACCAATTTTGTCTTATTTGCCAGGACTTCCAGGTCCTTGGGTACAAGCAGTGCATCCCTTTCTTCGAATGCCTGTGCCACATCCACTACCGCTCAGTTCGCAACTTCCCTTGGGATTACCATATTCAACACCTGTACCATGTCCAGTAGTGATGGAATCAGGAGCAACAACAGCAGCCATGACTGCAGTTATACCTCAGATGGCTCCTGCAGCAATCTGCCCACCTGGCTTGTGGGTTACGTTGGGGTCCCAGGAAACAATGGCTTCTGCTTGCGACCAAGTCTGCCACAGGCAGAATGAATGTTCTGAGTTCCTCCAGCATGTAAGTCACCTGGGAGACAGTGTAAGCCACAGTGAAGAAGAAGGTCCACAGAAACCCCAAGGAACACCTCCCCATGGggacagcagcaacaacaaccacAAGGAAAGTCATGTCATACCCCAGGTGATGGCTGCCACTGAGAAGAAAAATCCAGGGAAGGACCAGGTAACAGCTGCACTGGAGGTGGACAGTAACCACAGCATAAAGGAAGAATCAGTAATGCCCCAAGGGATGTCTTCCCAGGAGAACAATCCCAGCTGCACCCAGAAGAAATATCCAGGGATTCCCAGGAAGGTGGTTGGCCCACGAGATAGCATCAATCATAACACCAAAGAAGATTCAGTATCTCCCCAGGAAACAGCTACCCAGGTGAATAAAACTAGCCCCATCCTGAAAAAATATCCAGGGATTCTCCTGAGGAGGCCTGGCCTGGAAAGCAGCCTTAGTTATAAACAGAAAGAGGATCCAAAGATATCCCAGGAGACAGCTGCCCTGAGAGAAGATAACAGAAATTGCAAACAGGAGGACATGATCACTTTTCAGCAGATGATACCCCAGGCTACTGGTGGAAGCCCTAGTGAGAGGAAAGATCAGGTGATGCCACAGGTGGCTGGCAAGAGCCAGAACCAGAAGGAAGAGCCAAACAGATTCCAAGCAAGCCCTCTAGGAAAAAGTAAAAGTTATTGTGTGAATAAATGTCCCCCAAAACACCTGCCTCCAAAGCAAAAGAGCAAGCCACCTCAAGAGGCAAAGGCCTTTGAATCTAAACCACCTCAAGGGATAAAGGCCTTTGAATCCAAGCCACCTCAAGGGGTAAAGGCCTTTGAATCCAAGCCACCTCAAGGGGTAAAGGCCTTTGAATCCAAGCCACCTCAAGGGCTGAAGGCCTTTGAATCCAAGCCACCTCAAGGGGTAAAGGCCTTCGAATCCAAGCCACCTCAAGTGGTAATGGCCTTTGAATCCAACTCACCTCAAGAGCTAAAGACCTTTGAATCCAAGCCACCTCAAGGGATAAAGGCCTTAGAATCCAAGTCATCTCAAGGGGTAAAAGCCTTCGAATCCAAGCCACCTCAAGGACTAAAGGCCTTTGAATCCAAGTCACCTCAAGGGGTAAAAGCCTTCGAATCCAAGTCATCTCAAGGGGTAAAGGCCTTCGAATCCAAGCCACCTCAAGGGGTAAAGGCCTTCGAATCCAAGCCACCTCAACGGGTAAAGGCCTTCGAATCCAAGCCATCTCAAGGGGCCTTCGAATCCAAGCCACCTCAAAGGGCAAAATTCTCTGAAGCCAAACAGGAGAAAGCCTTCTCACACCGTAGCCAAATGAATTGGGTGTGCCCATCATGTAAAGCTGTGAATCGGTCATGGTCCAGAGGCTGCTATAAATGTGCAAAAGCAGGTGCTCAATTTCAGAGGAAATATTTTGACCCCAAACCAACTTATTGATTTCAGGAAGGTAAGTAATGGAAACACTCCGAAAAGAAAACCTATTTCTTAAGGTTCATCCCCTCTTCCGCTCCAACAGTAACTTCACAGAAAAATTAAATGCAGAAATGtatagagaaaaatcaaaagccCATTTTCCTATTTTCCAAATGAACTTTTCCTCATTGTGGgaaggcacacatacatgcaaaaatgcCAAAGTTTATGTTCTTACTTTATTAACTTACTTGTACTAAGAAGAACTATTTTGAAGTGTCACATCCACTTTTTAAATTGTGAATTTCTAATCATTTTATCCCTATTTTGCAGATGGTGGAGTTGGTACGGCTGTTCCCAATTGTATGACATCCCTGAGAAGCTCAAGTTATGAAGCTTTTTAATAAACTattcattccttttctcttcttaattTCCTTCTCCTAAAAGCATCCATTTAATTGGAAGCAGCCACATGAtattacaattaaaaacaaaatttgcaaCACCACTTGTCCTTGAAAATGGAGTTATTTGAAACTGTTGCAGTACCTATCCTTGCATTCTATATTTAATGGGAAGGTCCTGTTTAATAGATCTCAGCCCCACTAAAGTTGGTGTTGCTTATGAAGGTGAATATAGTCCATTAGAATAATCcctaagaaaacaagcaaacaaaccaaaaaccttcACTATAATGGAATGTGACTCACATTGACTTGAGTCCAGAAGCATGATCAATTGGGAAAGAGGAAATTCATTGGTACTTATTGGAGTGGGGTGCTGgagaatgaaataatttttctagGACAAGGAATTAACTTGGAATGGGTGGCAGAGATATACTACTAATAGCAAATTTGATAATTGTCATGCAATTCATGAAACACTTTCTATCATTTAGTGTTTGCTAGGAAGTGGAACTTTATGGTATTTTCTGGTCAGTACATCAAGATAATTTTTGGTGAGCTACTTAGATGACAGGTGAGAGCAGTATTTAGAAAAATAGACTGCCATCTATTTCTTGCATAGAAAAAAGCCCAGATTCATATTTGCAGTCATTTCTTGGGGCAAAATTTAGGCATCTTTAATGAATGGACTTACTTGACCTAACTGTTCCTCTTCTTGGTCCCAAGTGGGCAAATGATCAGGGACATGATCAGAAACATGGCCTCATGAAAATGCAGATAGGGCTTTTTTGGCCCTCTGCCCATTTCTCCTCTCTTGAGTCATAGATACTTTCCTGGCTACTCATTTGCCTGTTTGCATGGGTTGTCCTGAAGAAAGTACTTAGACATACACTCTGGCCCTCGTTACCTGACTGCCCCTGTCTTAAATCTCCCTCCTGTTAACAGTGGATGAAAAGCATCATCGGACCACCATGGTGCTGTACATGGATGGTGCCTCTCTGGTCAGGATTgactgaatgaaaaatagaacTGGTGTGTGGAGAACTATTATTCCTGGGTCCCATCTGCAGATTCTTAGCTCCCACAAGACAAAGGCTTCCAGGCAACTTCAAGTCAGAATGAAGTTGGTCATGGGAGTTTATATTTCCAAGTCTAAAACAATGGTATCCCTGAGTTCCCTGAAAGATTCCACAAAGTTTACTAAGATCTACTGTCAAGTATTCTTCTGATGCTAACTACTAATAAATGGTATTCATAGTTGCTTAGTTTCAATCTTACTCACTATTAGAGAGTCCTTCTTTATCTTGGTAACATAAGAATCAGAGGAGTTGTGATGCTTAAATATAATTGACAACTATTTTCCCtgatatgtctcactgtccaaaTCATAGTAACTTGGAGGTGGGAAACTCTGCTGCTTCTGGGCCAGAGGAAGATGGGAGTGCCTGCTAATACTGGACTTCCTTGATGTCATCCCTATATGTGTCAAATAGCCATTCATCTCTTAGACTTGCCTTTTCCTAGGTTTCTGGCATGGAGTATTGGGTATATTAAGTATCATGATCAGTAATTTATCTTTTTGTCCTGTTCTCTCAAGCTATTCCACTTCCATAATCATTCTTTCAATAGTTTCAAAACTATGGAAAGCCAAATGTAAGCTGATAGCATAGATCTCACTCcacacaaaggaaacatttacttACCTTCTTCCAATAAGTATAATGAGAtgagaaacaatgaaaatgatcCTGTCAGATTAAAAATTTAAGTTTTCTCAGAGATATGTCTAACATCTGAGGCAAGAAtatgaggaaaaggagagggtaTAAtgggaaacaaacaagcaatgcTGTAGATACTGTCATATCTTACACATTTATGTCTCCTGAATttcca
Encoded here:
- the Tex13c gene encoding putative testis-expressed protein 13C; translated protein: MAVEFGDHSSGFRHIEVIRFINNEVLMNGGGPEFYMTFRSRSWNEIEDQLHTILVDPKVPRSLKRACTWSALALSVRVAARQREQQTRRVGRLQDQVGERETASWTLASELQRLREERDQAAAQLVSTQTALQEAMDEREVLRGRLLQAERSALADVPEPRMRQCRAAVWSLEEEIGSREAQNIANLAGQMPISPILSYLPGLPGPWVQAVHPFLRMPVPHPLPLSSQLPLGLPYSTPVPCPVVMESGATTAAMTAVIPQMAPAAICPPGLWVTLGSQETMASACDQVCHRQNECSEFLQHVSHLGDSVSHSEEEGPQKPQGTPPHGDSSNNNHKESHVIPQVMAATEKKNPGKDQVTAALEVDSNHSIKEESVMPQGMSSQENNPSCTQKKYPGIPRKVVGPRDSINHNTKEDSVSPQETATQVNKTSPILKKYPGILLRRPGLESSLSYKQKEDPKISQETAALREDNRNCKQEDMITFQQMIPQATGGSPSERKDQVMPQVAGKSQNQKEEPNRFQASPLGKSKSYCVNKCPPKHLPPKQKSKPPQEAKAFESKPPQGIKAFESKPPQGVKAFESKPPQGVKAFESKPPQGLKAFESKPPQGVKAFESKPPQVVMAFESNSPQELKTFESKPPQGIKALESKSSQGVKAFESKPPQGLKAFESKSPQGVKAFESKSSQGVKAFESKPPQGVKAFESKPPQRVKAFESKPSQGAFESKPPQRAKFSEAKQEKAFSHRSQMNWVCPSCKAVNRSWSRGCYKCAKAGAQFQRKYFDPKPTY